The Chthoniobacterales bacterium DNA segment CTTCGACCGAGAGACCTTCGTGGAGCGCATGCTGTAATCCGCATCGCCTCCAATTTCCGGGTTTCCTGTTTTCCCGCTTTCCTTGTTAAATCGCCGCATGCCTGAGTTTTTTCAAAAAGGCGGGCCCCTCATGTGGTTGCTGCTCCTGTGCAGCGTCGTCGCCGTTGCGGTCTTCCTCGAGCGCGCATTCTACCTTCATCGCGCCTCCATCCGCGTCGGCGAGCTTCTCCGCGGCCTCTCGAATCTCCTCGCTCTCGGCAACGTTGCCGAAGCCGTGCAGGAATGCTCGTCCACGCCCGGTCCCGCCGCCCGCGTGATGCGCGCCGTCCTCCTCAAGCATGATCTCCCTCGCACCGAACTCCGCGACATCGCGCAGGATGCCGGCCAGCTCGAAGTGCCGAAGCTCGAGCGCAACCTCGGTGTCCTCATCGCGATGATCTATCTCGCACCGCTCATCGGCCTGCTCGGCACCGTCATCGGTCTCATCGATGCCTTCACCGCCATTGGCGCCGAGGGCGGCTACGCGACCGCCACGGAAATCGGCGCCGGCGTTTACCAAAGTCTGCTCACCACCGCCGCCGGCCTCGCGGTCTGCATTCCCACCCTGCTGGCCTATCAGTTCCTTTCCGCCCGCGTGAACACCCTGCTCCACGACATGGAACGCGCCGGCATCGAGGTCATCACGCTCCTCACCGATCTCCGCCGTTCCGGTCCGCCCGCTGCGCCCGCCGCCATCGAGCCGTGAAGCTGCACCGCACGTTCAACCCCGGTTTCGGCGCGCTCCTTTTCGTGCCGTTCGCGGATGTCGCCGCCGTGCTTCTCATTTTCTTCCTGCTCAGCGGCGGCTTTCTCCTGCAACCCGGAGTCGCCGTGAAGGTGCCCGACTCCCCGTTCCTGCTCGCTCCGCAGCGCGATCCCCGCGTCGTCAGCATCACCGGCGATCCCGTGCCCGCGATCTACTTCGACAACCGCCGCATCGAGCCCGCGGAACTCTCCACCCGCCTCGCCAAAGTGGAAGGCGACACCCGCACGCTCATCATCAAGGCCGACCGCCGTGCCCCCGTCGACCTGCTCATCCAGGTCGTGAATGCCGCCGTCACCCACGGCTTTTCGGTCGTCCTCGCCACCGCCGAGGTCC contains these protein-coding regions:
- a CDS encoding MotA/TolQ/ExbB proton channel family protein, which gives rise to MPEFFQKGGPLMWLLLLCSVVAVAVFLERAFYLHRASIRVGELLRGLSNLLALGNVAEAVQECSSTPGPAARVMRAVLLKHDLPRTELRDIAQDAGQLEVPKLERNLGVLIAMIYLAPLIGLLGTVIGLIDAFTAIGAEGGYATATEIGAGVYQSLLTTAAGLAVCIPTLLAYQFLSARVNTLLHDMERAGIEVITLLTDLRRSGPPAAPAAIEP
- a CDS encoding biopolymer transporter ExbD; amino-acid sequence: MKLHRTFNPGFGALLFVPFADVAAVLLIFFLLSGGFLLQPGVAVKVPDSPFLLAPQRDPRVVSITGDPVPAIYFDNRRIEPAELSTRLAKVEGDTRTLIIKADRRAPVDLLIQVVNAAVTHGFSVVLATAEVP